A region of Paenibacillus thiaminolyticus DNA encodes the following proteins:
- a CDS encoding GNAT family N-acetyltransferase, whose amino-acid sequence MMIQLLRFRQQNAPPDVAEQLISLMRQQWPQAFEGEATRWPDNPDTNPVSFVYLSDNSVISHVAVQNKTLHHQGQAYRAFGLSEVLTRPSSRGEGFGTKLIQEAAGYIQTQEPDISVFTCKPELTSFYARGGWEHLEGACLVGGTRHKPFRSDSLGLAVMLRLHSAAAQQRRADFERADLYLELGENMLW is encoded by the coding sequence ATGATGATTCAACTGCTCCGATTCCGGCAGCAAAACGCTCCGCCCGATGTGGCGGAACAGCTTATCTCTTTGATGCGTCAACAATGGCCGCAAGCCTTTGAGGGCGAAGCGACACGGTGGCCGGATAACCCAGACACCAATCCGGTATCATTCGTATATCTATCCGATAACAGCGTTATAAGCCACGTCGCCGTGCAGAACAAGACGCTTCATCATCAAGGACAAGCTTATCGCGCCTTCGGACTCAGCGAAGTCCTCACTCGCCCCTCCAGCCGAGGGGAAGGCTTCGGCACGAAGCTGATCCAGGAGGCGGCAGGCTATATCCAGACGCAAGAGCCAGATATCTCCGTGTTCACGTGCAAGCCCGAGCTGACATCATTCTATGCCCGGGGCGGCTGGGAACATCTCGAGGGAGCTTGTCTTGTCGGCGGCACAAGACACAAGCCGTTCCGCAGTGATTCGCTGGGGCTGGCCGTAATGCTCCGCCTGCATTCGGCCGCAGCGCAGCAGCGGCGAGCAGATTTCGAGCGGGCAGATCTTTATCTTGAACTCGGTGAGAACATGTTATGGTAA
- a CDS encoding Fur family transcriptional regulator codes for MLTTDQILDKMAAQGLRITEQRRTLAKLFADTDGFLTPKDVYEFMGKRYSGLSFDTVYRNLRVMHELGVLEQIVFEDGVKFRVHCAEAHHHHHMICLQCEKTYPIHFCPMPLTDVPEKFQVVKHKFEVFGYCEACSHAAGSEAGAVADKDGARP; via the coding sequence ATGCTGACCACAGATCAAATACTGGACAAAATGGCGGCGCAAGGACTGCGGATTACGGAACAGCGTCGCACGCTAGCCAAATTATTCGCCGATACGGACGGCTTCCTGACACCGAAGGATGTCTATGAGTTTATGGGAAAGCGGTATTCGGGATTGAGCTTCGATACGGTATACCGCAATCTCCGTGTCATGCATGAATTGGGCGTCCTGGAGCAGATCGTCTTCGAGGACGGAGTCAAGTTCCGGGTTCATTGCGCGGAGGCACATCACCATCATCATATGATCTGCTTACAGTGCGAGAAGACGTATCCGATACATTTTTGTCCGATGCCGCTGACCGATGTGCCGGAGAAGTTCCAGGTCGTGAAGCATAAATTCGAAGTCTTCGGCTATTGCGAAGCCTGTTCGCATGCAGCCGGTTCCGAAGCGGGGGCCGTCGCGGACAAGGACGGTGCCCGGCCATGA